The Leptospira mtsangambouensis genomic sequence CTTGCTCCCTATGGGTCGCAAGCCTGTCATTTCGCGAACAATTGGTGACTAGCGGTACTATTGGATTCGTTCAATGGATTTTATTTTGTACATAAAAAAAGCCAACCTTCCGGTTGGCCTTTTTTTATTGAGTTATGAGTGCTAACCCGGCAATGTCCTACTCTCCCATTGAACGAATCCAATAGTACCGCTAGTCACCAATTGTTCGCGAAATGACAGGCTTGCGACCCATAGGGAGCAAGACTCGGACACTCGCCCGCGGAGCGGAACAGCGAGTGGGGGCGGGAAGTAGGACATCGCTTTAGTTTGTCATTATCGTTTATTGAAGGCGTTCCATTAGTTGAGCGCCTTTTTTATTTGTGGGTGCACTGTGTGGTCCGGATGATTGCCGGGTGGATTCTACCGTTCCAAAATGTCGACTGGCAGGTTGGTTTTTTTTATAGGGAATAAAATCCATCTAGATAGAGGAGCGAATTGAAAGTTTCCTATTGAGCTCATTCAAATAACTTAATTTTCTAAAAAACCAATCAACTTCGGGTCTTAAGGAAGGGATGAGATCTCTTTTTAAAAATAGGTAGATATACTCATGTCTACGAATTGTCGGTTATCGCTTGCACTTTTTTCGCAGGCGGTTTTTGTGATTGGAGTAATGGAAAATTTAATTCCGAGCGAGGTGTATTCTTCGCTAATCTTACAATATCTTTATGATGCGGTGATTGTTACGGATATGGAATTCCGAATCATCAATTGGAATTTAGCCGCTGAACGTATTTACGGATTCACTGCAAAAGAAGTGATCGGGCAATACACAGGTTCTATTTTAAAAACAGAACAGAATGAAACGACAAGAGAAAGTCGGATATCGGAACTACAAACCAATGGAATTTGGCAGGGAGAGGTATACCAATACAATAAAAATTCACAAAAACTAAAAATTCGATCTGCTGCTAGTTTTTTAAAAGATAAATCAGGACATACAATTGGGCTCATTGCGATCAACCGCGACATTACGGAAGAAAGTAAGTTCCAAGAAGAACTTGCAGATCGCGAAGAACGATTCCGCATGAGTTTTGATAATGCCGGAGTTGGAGTTTGTCTTTTGGACCTAGACGGTCGTTTTATCAGAGTGAATAAAAAACTAGAATCGATGTTAGGTTATGAATCTGACGAACTCATCGGACGAAGGTCTAATGAGTTTGCTTATGAAGAAGACAAACAGGTTTTTGATACATTTCGAGAATTGGCCCTTAGTGGTTCGAAAGAGAATATGATTTACGAAAAACGTTTTTTTTCGAAAGATCAAAATATACTTTGGGTAGAGATTTCAAATACATTAGTGAAGGATAGGAACGGAATACCTTCCTATTTTGTGGTTCACTTAAACGATATTACAGATAGAAAAAATGCTGAGTTACATCTTCTCAATGCCAAAAAAGAAGCAGAAAGGGCAAACCAAGCAAAATCAGAATTTGTTGCCAACATGAGCCACGAAATTCGGACTCCCTTAAACGGAGTGATTGGATTTAATGAATTATTATTAACTACTAATTTAAATTCGGACCAAAGAGAGTATGTACAAAATGCAATCAGCAGTGCACACGGGCTTTTGGGTATCATCAATGATGTTTTAGACTTTTCAAAGATTGAAGCTGGAAAATTGGTTCTGAATGAAGTTACATCCAATTTGGAACAAATCATCAACGATTCGTTAGGTGTTCTCAAATGGAAAGCTAATGAAAAGGGGATTGATCTCAAACTCGAAGTTGGACTCGAATTACCAAAAATTATTTTGGTGGATGCCACTAGACTACGCCAGATACTCATTAATTTGTTAGGGAATGCTGTGAAATTCACAGAATTCGGTGAGGTGGTATTAAAAGTAAGTGCGGCCCAGGCATCGCTACAAAAAACAAAATTGAAATTTAGCATTACCGATACAGGTATAGGAATTTCTGAAGAACAAAAAACTCATCTATTTCAATCCTTTTGGCAAGGAGAATCCAATTCAACAAGAAGGTATGGTGGGACTGGGCTTGGGTTAAGAATCACAAAATCTTTGTTAGATTTGATGGGAGGAGAAATTGAAGTCCAATCCAAGTTGGGAATTGGAACGGAATTTCGATTTGTAATCGAATGTAGTGCAGGGGGCCAGGCTTCAAACCAAATAGTCTCATCAGAAAATGAACTACAAAATGAATTATTTGCGAATATCCATCACCCCGTACTGAATGAAATTTCACCAAAAATTTTGGTGGTGGAAGACAATGAAATGAATCGTGACCTTCTCAAACGGATGATTCAGAAATACATTCCCAAGGCACAAATTCTCGAAGCCGTAGACGGACTCGAGGGAGTTCGTTTCTTTCGCGAAATAATTCCTGATTTGGTATTTATGGATGTCCAAATGCCAAATATGGATGGATTAGAAGCAGTCACAGAAATTCGCAAACAACCATCTGGTTTTTCCGTACCCATCATTGCCCTCACCGCAGGTGCCTTGTATGAAGAACGCAAAAAATGTTTTGATGTGGGAATGGACCAATTTCTGACCAAACCGATCGATATTTTAGCCCTCAATCAAATTCTATTTCGTTATTTGAATCGATAGACCTTCGATTAGAGTAGCAAAAACTGATCCAACCGGCCAATTTGTCCAAAATGAGACGATTTCCTTTTTTAGCTTATCTTGGTCCTGGCCTTCTTTATGCCGGAGCCGCCGTTGGTGTTTCCCATCTTGTGCAATCGACTCGGGCTGGTGCCGTATATGGATACGGATTACTTTTCGTTGTTCTTTTTGCTAATTTGATCAAATATCCATTTTTTGTCGTCGGAACCAGATATACAATTATCACCGGTAAATCATTGTTAGATGGATACGAATCACTGGGCAGACTTCCTGTATGGATCTTTTTTCTAATTTCAGTCGGAACAATGTGTATCATTGTCGCTACAGTAACACTTGTCACATCAGGACTATTTTCAAATCTTCTTGGAATTTCTATGGAACCTTGGTTGCTTTGTTCTATAATTCTAATATTCTGTTTTCTTTTGCTTGCAATTGGTAAATTTGCAGCTCTCGACGGCCTAATGAAATGGATAGTGGTTTTGTTAACTATTTCAACTATTGTTGCCATGATCCTTTCATTTTACGCAGCTATACCCAAATTAGAAACAGCAGGAAAAACTTTTTCAATTTCGGAGCTTGGAGATGTTGCCTTCCTAATTGCCCTTATGGGTTGGATGCCGATTCCCATTGAGGCAGCGGTTTGGCAGTCAGATTGGACCCTAGCCAAAAAAACGCCAGATGGTAAACTTCCTCCAATGAAATATGCGATGATCGACTTTAACATCGGTTATATTGGGACTACCTTGCTTGCCGTTTGTTTTTTGGCACTGGGTGCAAACATGATGTATAATACAGGAGCAGAATTTTCTTCTCAGGCAGTCAGTTTTGCTTCTGAACTTGTTAAATTGTATACGACCGCCATTGGCTCTTGGTCTTATCCCATTATCTTAATTGCTGCATTTTTTACAATGTTCTCTACAACTCTGACTTGTTTTGATGCTTACCCCAGAGTGGTTTCAAACGCAAGTCGCAGATTGTTCAAATCATTGGAAAAAATTCCCACAGAAAAATTATATTGGTATTGGATCCTACTTGTGGGTGTGGGTTCCATTTTGATTTTACTTTTTTTTAGAACCAATATGAAGAGTTTGGTGGATTTTGCGACTACGGTTTCTTTTTTGAATGCCCCAGTACTTGCCCTCATTCATCACTTGATATTATTTGGAAAAGAGATTCCTAAAGACCAAAGACCTAAACCTTGGATGAATTTACTTTCTTGGTTTGGTATTTTGTTTTTATTTGGATTCTCCATCTATTATATCAATATTACTTTTCTTTAAAGTATGAAGAGCGAAAAAACACACTCTATGTTTTTTTCGCTCTCTCCACTTCTTTATTTAATT encodes the following:
- a CDS encoding PAS domain-containing hybrid sensor histidine kinase/response regulator, with product MENLIPSEVYSSLILQYLYDAVIVTDMEFRIINWNLAAERIYGFTAKEVIGQYTGSILKTEQNETTRESRISELQTNGIWQGEVYQYNKNSQKLKIRSAASFLKDKSGHTIGLIAINRDITEESKFQEELADREERFRMSFDNAGVGVCLLDLDGRFIRVNKKLESMLGYESDELIGRRSNEFAYEEDKQVFDTFRELALSGSKENMIYEKRFFSKDQNILWVEISNTLVKDRNGIPSYFVVHLNDITDRKNAELHLLNAKKEAERANQAKSEFVANMSHEIRTPLNGVIGFNELLLTTNLNSDQREYVQNAISSAHGLLGIINDVLDFSKIEAGKLVLNEVTSNLEQIINDSLGVLKWKANEKGIDLKLEVGLELPKIILVDATRLRQILINLLGNAVKFTEFGEVVLKVSAAQASLQKTKLKFSITDTGIGISEEQKTHLFQSFWQGESNSTRRYGGTGLGLRITKSLLDLMGGEIEVQSKLGIGTEFRFVIECSAGGQASNQIVSSENELQNELFANIHHPVLNEISPKILVVEDNEMNRDLLKRMIQKYIPKAQILEAVDGLEGVRFFREIIPDLVFMDVQMPNMDGLEAVTEIRKQPSGFSVPIIALTAGALYEERKKCFDVGMDQFLTKPIDILALNQILFRYLNR
- a CDS encoding Nramp family divalent metal transporter, with amino-acid sequence MRRFPFLAYLGPGLLYAGAAVGVSHLVQSTRAGAVYGYGLLFVVLFANLIKYPFFVVGTRYTIITGKSLLDGYESLGRLPVWIFFLISVGTMCIIVATVTLVTSGLFSNLLGISMEPWLLCSIILIFCFLLLAIGKFAALDGLMKWIVVLLTISTIVAMILSFYAAIPKLETAGKTFSISELGDVAFLIALMGWMPIPIEAAVWQSDWTLAKKTPDGKLPPMKYAMIDFNIGYIGTTLLAVCFLALGANMMYNTGAEFSSQAVSFASELVKLYTTAIGSWSYPIILIAAFFTMFSTTLTCFDAYPRVVSNASRRLFKSLEKIPTEKLYWYWILLVGVGSILILLFFRTNMKSLVDFATTVSFLNAPVLALIHHLILFGKEIPKDQRPKPWMNLLSWFGILFLFGFSIYYINITFL